The following are encoded in a window of Kogia breviceps isolate mKogBre1 chromosome 10, mKogBre1 haplotype 1, whole genome shotgun sequence genomic DNA:
- the USP19 gene encoding ubiquitin carboxyl-terminal hydrolase 19 isoform X10 — translation MEKQPRIHWLSVRCWRICPQRVAKIAGPGRKRRSPDPDTVADPGALWLSPKRLKMSGGASTTGPRRGPPGLEEATSKKQQKDRANQESKDGDPRRGGSAFTPREELTKEELLLDWRQSADEVLVKLRVGAGPLRLEEVDAAFTDTDCVVRLPGGQQWGGVFYAEIESSCTKVQARKGGLLQLSLPKKVPLLTWPSLLKKPLGTQELVPGLRCQENGQELSPVALDPGPEPRRAKQEARNQKRAQGRGEVGAGAGPGAQAGPSAKRAVHLHRGPEGEGSRDGPAPRGDAPQFLAEPATQAEAEEQLRVPPLNPQTCLLGSEENLALLTGNKAVAPRNDPVSPVMAPSRDPEKDDRSKEEMAVAADAAALVDGKEPKSMVNLAFVKNDSYEKGPDSVVVHVYVKEICRDTSRVLFREQDFTLIFQTRDGNFLRLHPGCGPHTIFRWQVKLRNLIEPEQCTFCFTASRIDICLHKRQSQRWGGLEAPAARGAVGGAKVAVPTGPTPLDSTPPGGTPHPLTGQEEARAVEKEKPKARSEDTGLDGVAARTPMEHVAPKPEPHLASPKPTCMVPPMPHSPVSGDSVEEEEEEEKKVCLPGFTGLVNLGNTCFMNSVIQSLSNTRELRDFFHDRSFEAEINYNNPLGTGGRLAIGFAVLLRALWKGTHHAFQPSKLKAIVASKASQFTGYAQHDAQEFMAFLLDGLHEDLNRIQNKPYTETVDSDGRPDEVVAEEAWQRHKMRNDSFIVDLFQGQYKSKLVCPVCAKVSITFDPFLYLPVPLPQKQKVLPVFYFAREPHSKPVKFLVSISKENSSASEVLDSLSQSVHVKPENLRLAEVIKNRFHRVFLPSHSLDTVSPSDMLLCFELLSPELAKERVVVLEVQQRPQVPSIPISKCAACQRKQQSEDEKLKRCTRCYRVGYCNQLCQKTHWPDHKGLCRPENIGYPFLVSVPASRLTYARLAQLLEGYARYSVSVFQPPFQPGRMALESQGPGCNTLLSTSSLEAGDNDRDPVQPPELQMVTSVAEGDAGVPRAWASPDRSSVPSTSGISSEMLASGPIEVGSLPAGERVSRPEAAVPGYQHPSEAMNSHTPQFFIYRIDASNREQRLEDKGDTPLELGDDCSLALVWRNNERLQEFVLVASKELECAEDPGSAGEAARAGHFTLDQCLNLFTRPEVLAPEEAWYCPQCKQHREASKQLLLWRLPNVLIVQLKRFSFRSFIWRDKINDLVEFPVRNLDLSKFCIGQKEEQLPSYDLYAVINHYGGMIGGHYTACARLPNDRSSQRSDVGWRLFDDSTVTTVDESQVVTRYAYVLFYRRRNSPVERPPRAGHSEHHPDLDPAAESAASQGLGPGQAPEVAPTRTAPERFAPPVDRPAPTYSNMEEVD, via the exons ATGGAGAAACAGCCCAGAATCCACTG GCTGTCAGTTCGTTGCTGGAGAATTTGTCCACAAAGAGTTGCCAAGATAGCTGGGCCAGGAAGAAAGCGCCGTAGCCCTGACCCAGACACCGTTGCCGACCCCGGGGCACTCTGGCTGTCACCCAAGCGGCTCAAGATGTCTGGTGGGGCCAGCACCACAGGCCCAAGGAGAGGGCCCCCAGGACTGGAGGAGGCCACCAGTAAGAAGCAGCAGAAGGATCGAGCAAACCAGGAGAGCAAGGATGGAGATCCTAGGAGAGGTG GGTCAGCATTCACTCCTCGGGAGGAGCTGACCAAAGAAG AGTTGTTGCTTGATTGGAGGCAGAGTGCTGATGAGGTGCTTGTCAAACTGCGTGTGGGAGCCGGTCCCCTGCGGCTGGAGGAGGTAGATGCTGCTTTCACAGACACAGACTGTGTGGTGCGGCTTCCAG GTGGTCAGCAGTGGGGTGGTGTTTTCTATGCTGAGATAGAAAGTTCTTGCACCAAAGTGCAGGCTCGCAAAGGTGGCCTCTTGCAGCTGTCACTGCCCAAGAAGGTGCCTCTGCTCACATGGCCCTCTCTCCTG AAGAAACCTCTTGGGACCCAGGAGTTGGTGCCAGGGCTGCGGTGCCAGGAGAATGGGCAGGAGCTGTCTCCTGTTGCCCTGGACCCAGGCCCTGAGCCCCGCCGGGCTAAACAGGAGGCCCGGAACCAGAAGCGGGCCCAGGGCCGTGGTGAGGTAGGCGCAGGGGCTGGCCCTGGGGCCCAGGCAGGGCCCAGCGCCAAGAGGGCTGTGCATCTCCACAGAGGGCCGGAGGGGGAAGGGTCCAGAGATGGCCCTGCACCCCGGGGTGATGCCCCCCAATTCCTGGCTGAGCCGGCCACCCAG GCTGAGGCTGAGGAACAGCTCCGTGTACCACCACTGAACCCCCAGACCTGCCTCCTGGGCTCAGAGGAGAATCTAGCACTTTTGACAGGAAACAAGGCAGTAGCCCCCAGGAATGACCCAGTGTCCCCAGTCATGGCCCCGAGCAGAGACCCTGAGAAAGATGATCGTTCCAAAGAGGAGATGGCAGTGGCAGCAGATGCTGCAGCCTTGGTGGATGGtaaag AGCCCAAGTCCATGGTGAACCTGGCATTTGTCAAGAATGACTCGTATGAGAAGGGGCCGGACTCAGTGGTGGTGCACGTGTACGTGAAGGAAATCTGCAGGGACACATCTCGAGTGCTTTTCCGCGAGCAGGACTTCACGCTTATCTTCCAGAccag GGATGGAAACTTCCTGAGACTGCACCCAGGCTGTGGGCCCCACACCATCTTCCGTTGGCAGGTGAAGCTCAG GAACCTGATCGAGCCAGAGCAGTGCACCTTCTGCTTCACGGCCTCTCGCATCGACATCTGCCTTCATAAGCGGCAGAGTCAGCGCTGGGGGGGCCTGGAGGCCCCAGCTGCACGAG GTGCAGTGGGTGGTGCAAAGGTAGCCGTGCCGACAGGTCCAACCCCTCTGGATTCAACCCCACCGGGAGGTACCCCCCACCCCCTGACAGGCCAGGAGGAAGCCCGGGCTGTGGAGAAGGAGAAACCCAAGGCTCGATCTGAGGACACAGGCCTAGATGGTGTAGCAGCCCGCACCCCCATGGAGCATGTAGCCCCAAAGCCAGAGCCACACCTGGCATCG CCCAAGCCCACATGTATGGTGCCCCCAATGCCCCACAGCCCGGTGAGTGGAGACAgcgtggaggaagaggaggaggaagagaagaaggtgTGTCTGCCGGGCTTCACTGGCCTTGTCAATCTAGGCAACACCTGTTTCATGAACAGTGTCATCCAGTCTCTGTCCAATACTCGGGAGCTGCGGGACTTCTTCCACG ACCGCTCCTTTGAGGCCGAGATCAACTACAACAACCCACTGGGGACTGGCGGGCGTCTGGCCATCGGCTTTGCTGTGCTGCTCCGGGCGCTGTGGAAGGGAACCCACCATGCCTTCCAGCCCTCCAAGTTGAAG GCCATTGTGGCGAGCAAGGCCAGCCAGTTCACAGGCTATGCACAGCACGATGCCCAGGAGTTTATGGCTTTCCTGCTGGATGGGCTGCACGAGGACTTGAACCGTATTCAGAATAAGCCCTACACGGAGACCGTGGACTCAGATGGGCGACCTGATGAG GTGGTAGCTGAGGAAGCCTGGCAGCGGCACAAGATGAGGAATGACTCTTTCATCGTGGACCTATTTCAGGGCCAGTACAAGTCGAAGCTGGTGTGCCCCGTGTGTGCAAAG GTCTCCATCACTTTTGACCCGTTCCTGTACCTGCCGGTGCCCTTGCCACAGAAGCAAAAGGTTCTCCCCGTCTTCTATTTTGCCCGGGAGCCCCACAGCAAGCCTGTCAAG TTTCTGGTGAGCATCAGCAAGGAGAACTCCAGTGCAAGTGAAGTGTTGGACTCCCTGTCTCAGAGTGTCCACGTGAAGCCTGAGAACCTGCGTCTGGCTGAG GTGATTAAGAATCGCTTCCATCGTGTGTTCTTGCCCTCCCACTCACTGGACACTGTGTCACCTTCCGACATGCTCCTCTGCTTTGAGCTGCTATCCCCAGAGTTGGCTAAGGAGCGGGTGGTGGTGCTAGAGGTGCAACAG CGCCCCCAGGTGCCCAGCATACCCATCTCCAAGTGTGCAGCCTGCCAGCGGAAGCAGCAGTCAGAGGATGAGAAGCTGAAGCGCTGTACCCGTTGCTACCGCGTGGGCTACTGCAACCA gCTCTGTCAGAAAACCCATTGGCCTGACCATAAGGGCCTCTGCCGCCCTGAGAACATTGGCTACCCCTTCCTGGTCAGTGTACCTGCCTCACGCCTCACTTATGCCCGTCTTGCTCAGCTGCTAGAGGGCTATGCCCG GTACTCTGTGAGTGTGTTCCAGCCACCCTTCCAGCCTGGCCGCATGGCCTTGGAGTCCCAGGGCCCTGGCTGCAACACACTGCTGTCCACTAGCTCCCTGGAGGCTGGGGACAATGACAGGGACCCTGTTCAGCCACCGGAGCTCCAGATGGTGACCTCTGTGGCTGAGGGGGACGCAGGGGTCCCCCGGGCTTGGGCATCCCCTGATCGGAGTTCTGTGCCCAGTACCAGTGGAATTTCTTCTGAGATGCTGGCCAGTGGGCCCATTGAAGTTGGCTCCTTGCCTGCTGGTGAGAGGGTGTCCCGGCCTGAAG CTGCTGTGCCCGGGTACCAACACCCAAGTGAAGCCATGAATTCCCACACACCCCAGTTCTTTATCTATAGAATTGATGCATCCAACCGAGAGCAGCGGCTAGAGGACAAAG GAGACACCCCGCTAGAGCTGGGTGATGACTGCAGCCTGGCTCTAGTCTGGCGGAACAATGAGCGCCTGCAGGAGTTTGTGTTGGTAGCCTCCAAGGAGCTGGAATGTGCTGAGGATCCAGGCTCTGCTGGTGAGGCTGCTCGTGCTGGCCACTTCACTCTGGACCAGTGTCTGAACCTCTTTACGCGGCCTGAGGTGCTGGCACCTGAGGAGGCTTG GTACTGCCCGCAGTGCAAACAACACCGCGAGGCCTCCAAGCAGCTGTTGCTGTGGCGCCTGCCGAATGTGCTCATCGTGCAGCTCAAGCGCTTCTCCTTTCGCAGTTTCATCTGGCGTGACAAGATCAATGACTTGGTGGAGTTCCCTGTTCG GAACCTGGACCTGAGCAAGTTCTGTATCGGTCAGAAAGAGGAGCAGCTGCCCAGCTATGACCTGTATGCTGTCATCAACCACTATGGAGGCATGATCGGTGGCCACTACACTGCCTGTGCACGCCTGCCCAATGATCGCAGCAGCCAGCGCAGCGACGTGG GCTGGCGCTTGTTTGATGACAGCACGGTGACAACAGTAGACGAGAGCCAGGTCGTGACGCGTTATGCCTATGTACTCTTCTACCGCCGGCGGAACTCTCCTGTGGAGAGGCCCCCCCGAGCAGGTCACTCTGAACACCACCCAGACCTAGACCCTGCAGCTGAGTCTGCTGCCAGCCAG GGACTAGGCCCTGGCCAGGCCCCCGAGGTGGCCCCCACGcggacagcccctgaacgcttcgCCCCCCCTGTGGACCGCCCAGCCCCCACCTACAGCAACATGGAGGAGGTCGATTAG
- the USP19 gene encoding ubiquitin carboxyl-terminal hydrolase 19 isoform X19 codes for MEKQPRIHWLSVRCWRICPQRVAKIAGPGRKRRSPDPDTVADPGALWLSPKRLKMSGGASTTGPRRGPPGLEEATSKKQQKDRANQESKDGDPRRGSAFTPREELTKEELLLDWRQSADEVLVKLRVGAGPLRLEEVDAAFTDTDCVVRLPGGQQWGGVFYAEIESSCTKVQARKGGLLQLSLPKKVPLLTWPSLLKKPLGTQELVPGLRCQENGQELSPVALDPGPEPRRAKQEARNQKRAQGRGEVGAGAGPGAQAGPSAKRAVHLHRGPEGEGSRDGPAPRGDAPQFLAEPATQAEAEEQLRVPPLNPQTCLLGSEENLALLTGNKAVAPRNDPVSPVMAPSRDPEKDDRSKEEMAVAADAAALVDEPKSMVNLAFVKNDSYEKGPDSVVVHVYVKEICRDTSRVLFREQDFTLIFQTRDGNFLRLHPGCGPHTIFRWQVKLRNLIEPEQCTFCFTASRIDICLHKRQSQRWGGLEAPAARVGGAKVAVPTGPTPLDSTPPGGTPHPLTGQEEARAVEKEKPKARSEDTGLDGVAARTPMEHVAPKPEPHLASPKPTCMVPPMPHSPVSGDSVEEEEEEEKKVCLPGFTGLVNLGNTCFMNSVIQSLSNTRELRDFFHDRSFEAEINYNNPLGTGGRLAIGFAVLLRALWKGTHHAFQPSKLKAIVASKASQFTGYAQHDAQEFMAFLLDGLHEDLNRIQNKPYTETVDSDGRPDEVVAEEAWQRHKMRNDSFIVDLFQGQYKSKLVCPVCAKVSITFDPFLYLPVPLPQKQKVLPVFYFAREPHSKPVKFLVSISKENSSASEVLDSLSQSVHVKPENLRLAEVIKNRFHRVFLPSHSLDTVSPSDMLLCFELLSPELAKERVVVLEVQQRPQVPSIPISKCAACQRKQQSEDEKLKRCTRCYRVGYCNQLCQKTHWPDHKGLCRPENIGYPFLVSVPASRLTYARLAQLLEGYARYSVSVFQPPFQPGRMALESQGPGCNTLLSTSSLEAGDNDRDPVQPPELQMVTSVAEGDAGVPRAWASPDRSSVPSTSGISSEMLASGPIEVGSLPAGERVSRPEAAVPGYQHPSEAMNSHTPQFFIYRIDASNREQRLEDKGDTPLELGDDCSLALVWRNNERLQEFVLVASKELECAEDPGSAGEAARAGHFTLDQCLNLFTRPEVLAPEEAWYCPQCKQHREASKQLLLWRLPNVLIVQLKRFSFRSFIWRDKINDLVEFPVRNLDLSKFCIGQKEEQLPSYDLYAVINHYGGMIGGHYTACARLPNDRSSQRSDVGWRLFDDSTVTTVDESQVVTRYAYVLFYRRRNSPVERPPRAGHSEHHPDLDPAAESAASQGLGPGQAPEVAPTRTAPERFAPPVDRPAPTYSNMEEVD; via the exons ATGGAGAAACAGCCCAGAATCCACTG GCTGTCAGTTCGTTGCTGGAGAATTTGTCCACAAAGAGTTGCCAAGATAGCTGGGCCAGGAAGAAAGCGCCGTAGCCCTGACCCAGACACCGTTGCCGACCCCGGGGCACTCTGGCTGTCACCCAAGCGGCTCAAGATGTCTGGTGGGGCCAGCACCACAGGCCCAAGGAGAGGGCCCCCAGGACTGGAGGAGGCCACCAGTAAGAAGCAGCAGAAGGATCGAGCAAACCAGGAGAGCAAGGATGGAGATCCTAGGAGAG GGTCAGCATTCACTCCTCGGGAGGAGCTGACCAAAGAAG AGTTGTTGCTTGATTGGAGGCAGAGTGCTGATGAGGTGCTTGTCAAACTGCGTGTGGGAGCCGGTCCCCTGCGGCTGGAGGAGGTAGATGCTGCTTTCACAGACACAGACTGTGTGGTGCGGCTTCCAG GTGGTCAGCAGTGGGGTGGTGTTTTCTATGCTGAGATAGAAAGTTCTTGCACCAAAGTGCAGGCTCGCAAAGGTGGCCTCTTGCAGCTGTCACTGCCCAAGAAGGTGCCTCTGCTCACATGGCCCTCTCTCCTG AAGAAACCTCTTGGGACCCAGGAGTTGGTGCCAGGGCTGCGGTGCCAGGAGAATGGGCAGGAGCTGTCTCCTGTTGCCCTGGACCCAGGCCCTGAGCCCCGCCGGGCTAAACAGGAGGCCCGGAACCAGAAGCGGGCCCAGGGCCGTGGTGAGGTAGGCGCAGGGGCTGGCCCTGGGGCCCAGGCAGGGCCCAGCGCCAAGAGGGCTGTGCATCTCCACAGAGGGCCGGAGGGGGAAGGGTCCAGAGATGGCCCTGCACCCCGGGGTGATGCCCCCCAATTCCTGGCTGAGCCGGCCACCCAG GCTGAGGCTGAGGAACAGCTCCGTGTACCACCACTGAACCCCCAGACCTGCCTCCTGGGCTCAGAGGAGAATCTAGCACTTTTGACAGGAAACAAGGCAGTAGCCCCCAGGAATGACCCAGTGTCCCCAGTCATGGCCCCGAGCAGAGACCCTGAGAAAGATGATCGTTCCAAAGAGGAGATGGCAGTGGCAGCAGATGCTGCAGCCTTGGTGGATG AGCCCAAGTCCATGGTGAACCTGGCATTTGTCAAGAATGACTCGTATGAGAAGGGGCCGGACTCAGTGGTGGTGCACGTGTACGTGAAGGAAATCTGCAGGGACACATCTCGAGTGCTTTTCCGCGAGCAGGACTTCACGCTTATCTTCCAGAccag GGATGGAAACTTCCTGAGACTGCACCCAGGCTGTGGGCCCCACACCATCTTCCGTTGGCAGGTGAAGCTCAG GAACCTGATCGAGCCAGAGCAGTGCACCTTCTGCTTCACGGCCTCTCGCATCGACATCTGCCTTCATAAGCGGCAGAGTCAGCGCTGGGGGGGCCTGGAGGCCCCAGCTGCACGAG TGGGTGGTGCAAAGGTAGCCGTGCCGACAGGTCCAACCCCTCTGGATTCAACCCCACCGGGAGGTACCCCCCACCCCCTGACAGGCCAGGAGGAAGCCCGGGCTGTGGAGAAGGAGAAACCCAAGGCTCGATCTGAGGACACAGGCCTAGATGGTGTAGCAGCCCGCACCCCCATGGAGCATGTAGCCCCAAAGCCAGAGCCACACCTGGCATCG CCCAAGCCCACATGTATGGTGCCCCCAATGCCCCACAGCCCGGTGAGTGGAGACAgcgtggaggaagaggaggaggaagagaagaaggtgTGTCTGCCGGGCTTCACTGGCCTTGTCAATCTAGGCAACACCTGTTTCATGAACAGTGTCATCCAGTCTCTGTCCAATACTCGGGAGCTGCGGGACTTCTTCCACG ACCGCTCCTTTGAGGCCGAGATCAACTACAACAACCCACTGGGGACTGGCGGGCGTCTGGCCATCGGCTTTGCTGTGCTGCTCCGGGCGCTGTGGAAGGGAACCCACCATGCCTTCCAGCCCTCCAAGTTGAAG GCCATTGTGGCGAGCAAGGCCAGCCAGTTCACAGGCTATGCACAGCACGATGCCCAGGAGTTTATGGCTTTCCTGCTGGATGGGCTGCACGAGGACTTGAACCGTATTCAGAATAAGCCCTACACGGAGACCGTGGACTCAGATGGGCGACCTGATGAG GTGGTAGCTGAGGAAGCCTGGCAGCGGCACAAGATGAGGAATGACTCTTTCATCGTGGACCTATTTCAGGGCCAGTACAAGTCGAAGCTGGTGTGCCCCGTGTGTGCAAAG GTCTCCATCACTTTTGACCCGTTCCTGTACCTGCCGGTGCCCTTGCCACAGAAGCAAAAGGTTCTCCCCGTCTTCTATTTTGCCCGGGAGCCCCACAGCAAGCCTGTCAAG TTTCTGGTGAGCATCAGCAAGGAGAACTCCAGTGCAAGTGAAGTGTTGGACTCCCTGTCTCAGAGTGTCCACGTGAAGCCTGAGAACCTGCGTCTGGCTGAG GTGATTAAGAATCGCTTCCATCGTGTGTTCTTGCCCTCCCACTCACTGGACACTGTGTCACCTTCCGACATGCTCCTCTGCTTTGAGCTGCTATCCCCAGAGTTGGCTAAGGAGCGGGTGGTGGTGCTAGAGGTGCAACAG CGCCCCCAGGTGCCCAGCATACCCATCTCCAAGTGTGCAGCCTGCCAGCGGAAGCAGCAGTCAGAGGATGAGAAGCTGAAGCGCTGTACCCGTTGCTACCGCGTGGGCTACTGCAACCA gCTCTGTCAGAAAACCCATTGGCCTGACCATAAGGGCCTCTGCCGCCCTGAGAACATTGGCTACCCCTTCCTGGTCAGTGTACCTGCCTCACGCCTCACTTATGCCCGTCTTGCTCAGCTGCTAGAGGGCTATGCCCG GTACTCTGTGAGTGTGTTCCAGCCACCCTTCCAGCCTGGCCGCATGGCCTTGGAGTCCCAGGGCCCTGGCTGCAACACACTGCTGTCCACTAGCTCCCTGGAGGCTGGGGACAATGACAGGGACCCTGTTCAGCCACCGGAGCTCCAGATGGTGACCTCTGTGGCTGAGGGGGACGCAGGGGTCCCCCGGGCTTGGGCATCCCCTGATCGGAGTTCTGTGCCCAGTACCAGTGGAATTTCTTCTGAGATGCTGGCCAGTGGGCCCATTGAAGTTGGCTCCTTGCCTGCTGGTGAGAGGGTGTCCCGGCCTGAAG CTGCTGTGCCCGGGTACCAACACCCAAGTGAAGCCATGAATTCCCACACACCCCAGTTCTTTATCTATAGAATTGATGCATCCAACCGAGAGCAGCGGCTAGAGGACAAAG GAGACACCCCGCTAGAGCTGGGTGATGACTGCAGCCTGGCTCTAGTCTGGCGGAACAATGAGCGCCTGCAGGAGTTTGTGTTGGTAGCCTCCAAGGAGCTGGAATGTGCTGAGGATCCAGGCTCTGCTGGTGAGGCTGCTCGTGCTGGCCACTTCACTCTGGACCAGTGTCTGAACCTCTTTACGCGGCCTGAGGTGCTGGCACCTGAGGAGGCTTG GTACTGCCCGCAGTGCAAACAACACCGCGAGGCCTCCAAGCAGCTGTTGCTGTGGCGCCTGCCGAATGTGCTCATCGTGCAGCTCAAGCGCTTCTCCTTTCGCAGTTTCATCTGGCGTGACAAGATCAATGACTTGGTGGAGTTCCCTGTTCG GAACCTGGACCTGAGCAAGTTCTGTATCGGTCAGAAAGAGGAGCAGCTGCCCAGCTATGACCTGTATGCTGTCATCAACCACTATGGAGGCATGATCGGTGGCCACTACACTGCCTGTGCACGCCTGCCCAATGATCGCAGCAGCCAGCGCAGCGACGTGG GCTGGCGCTTGTTTGATGACAGCACGGTGACAACAGTAGACGAGAGCCAGGTCGTGACGCGTTATGCCTATGTACTCTTCTACCGCCGGCGGAACTCTCCTGTGGAGAGGCCCCCCCGAGCAGGTCACTCTGAACACCACCCAGACCTAGACCCTGCAGCTGAGTCTGCTGCCAGCCAG GGACTAGGCCCTGGCCAGGCCCCCGAGGTGGCCCCCACGcggacagcccctgaacgcttcgCCCCCCCTGTGGACCGCCCAGCCCCCACCTACAGCAACATGGAGGAGGTCGATTAG